The genomic interval CGCAGACTATGGACTTGAGGATGGGGCGGCTCGGCTCGCCCGCTTCGTCCGACTGGGCGAACTAGTTCGCGCCCAACCCGGATTTGGCTTCCAGGTGCGCACGACCGTTGGAGATCAGCAGATCCTCGCAAATTGGTCTGACGTACTTGGCTGGTGGATGCAGGCGCCAGGCGCCATCGCGCCTGAGCCGCATGCTCTCCGCGCGTGGCAAAGGTTCGTCGGCGACAATCTCGATTTCAGGCTCGGCGTTGCCCTCGGCGCTGTAGTGGCTGAAGCCTGGTCGGCAGGCGCGGGCGGCGCACCGACGCCGGACTTGGCGACTTGGCGGCAGACGACCCAACTGCCGTGGTTCGGGTTCTGGATCCGCGAACTGCTGAAGTGGGGCACGCTCGACCCCTTCGTCGCCTTCTGTCAGGCTCAAGGTCTCGCAGATACGCGAGACGCGGCGACACGGCGACGACCCGAGTTCGACGCCTTTCTGCGCGGCCAGATCGCGGCGCCGACAGCCGATGATTTTATCGATCCCCAGCAATTCTTGGCCTGGCAAAGACAAATCCCGAGAGCTGATGCGGCGCCGGCGCCAGCAATCAACCTCGGCGCGGCCCTCGTCGGGACGGATGGCAATCGCGCGCGCTACTGGGTCCTTCCCGTCACCGATCCAGCCGGCACGACTTGGTACGACGCCGCAGGGTTCGCACTCGCTCGCACCCATGGTGTGGCGATGCAAGGCGACGCGTATCGAAGCGATTTCGAGCTGCTGACGGTTGGACCGCCTCGCGTCGAGCGGGCCTTCGAATGGCGTGCAGGACGCGCCTAGTCAGCGCCCGCGGTTTTGGCGGTCGTCGGGCCGAGTGCAGCCGGTAGCCTGGTTGGCAGCGCGGAGCTCCCGCGCCAACGCCAGCAGCTGACAGTTTGGCTGGGGCTTACTTCGGATGAACGTCCAGAGGACACGACCCCTTTTGGGATGCTGCTGCCCTAGCGTCCGAACGAAGACATTCCGAACGTCGGCTTGGAGCCCGCTTCAGACCTAGCGCGTCCGCCCCTACCCCTCCGGCGTGAACTCCACCGGCATCGAGCGGATCGCATAGACGAAGTTGTTCGGCGCCACGTCCATCGGCCCCGACTGGTGGATGTCGGGGAACCGCGCCAGCATCTGACGATAGACCGCCTCCAGCTGCAACTGGGCGACGCGCTTGCCGATGCAGGTGTGGGGGCCGTAGCCGAAGGCGATGTGCTTGTCGGCGTTGGCGCGGGTGACGTCCAGGCGGTCGGGATCGGCGAACACCGCGGCGTCGCGGTTGGCCGAGCCGTAGTACATGATCACCTTCTCGCCCTCGGCGATCTGCTGGCCGGCCACCTCCACGTCGCGGGTGGCGGTGCGGCGCATATAGATCACCGGGCTGATCATGCGGATGAACTCGTTCACGGCGTTGGGCATCAGCTCGGGCTTGGCGATCAGCTTGGCCTTCTCGTCGGGGAAGTCGCTGAGCAGCTGCATCGAGCCGGAGATGGTGTTGCGGGTCGTATCGTTGCCGGCGAAGACGATCAGCAGCCAGGAGCCGTCGAGGTACTCGTCGGCCAGCAGGTCGCCGTCCACCTGGGCCTTGGCGATGGCGCTCATCAGGTCGGCCTGCGGATCCAGGCGGCGCTTGTGCAGCATGTGCCGGCCGTAGTCGAACATCTCCTGGATGGCGTTCTTGAAGGCGTCGAGGAAGGCCTGCATCTCCGGCGGCACCTCGGCGGCGGCCGCCTCCAGACCGCCGCCACCGCCGGCGCGCTCGGCGGCGAAGGAGTTGGCCAGCTCCAGATAATGCATCCAGGTCAGGAACTTGGGCCGGTCTTCTAAGGGCACGCCGAGGATTTCACACAGGGTGAACAGCGGCAGGTGGGCCGAGACGGCCTGCACCAGGTCCACCCGGCCCTGCTTGGCCATGGCGTCCAGCAGGCGGGTCACCTCGCCCTCCACCCGGTCGTTCAGCCCGCGCAGATAGGCCGGCGTGAAATAGGGCATGTGCTCGCGGCGCAGCTGCATGTGGTAGGGCGCGTCCATGTTGATCATGGTGTCGAGGCTGGCGCGGGCCAGCTGCATGTCGGAGCGCTGGTGGCTCATCAGGATGCCGCCGCGCTGCGAGGAGAAGGTCTCGTAGTCGGCGTTCACCCGCATGACGTCCTCATGGCGGGTCAGGGCCCAGAAGCCCGGCCGGTCCTCGGGCTCGTCCATCCAGGCGATGGGGGAGGCCTGGCGCATCTGGGCGAAGGCGCCCATCGGCGGCCCCTTGGTGAAGGCCTCTGGGTTCCACAGCTCCACGGGGCTGGCCGGATAGACCGGCTTGTGCGCGGGGCCCTTGGCGCCGCCGACGTCCACGGTGTCACTGATCAGAAGCATGGCGGCGTCTCCGGTTGTGTTGCGGGGAATCTCCTACGCCGCGTGACCCTACGCAACGCAAACGGCGCCCTTACGTCACCTGCGAATTCGCGTCGACAGGATGATCGAGGAGGTGGTGCGCTCCACCCCGTCGATCAGGCCGATGTCGTCCAGCACCTGGTCCAGCTCCTCGATGGAGGCCGCGGCCACCTGGACGATCATGTCGAAGGGCCCCGACACCGAGTGCAGAGCCTCCACCTGCGGCATGGTGCGCAGACTGGCCTCTATATGTCGGGCCGCCTTGGGCGCCGCCGTCACCAGGACATGTCCGCGTACGATCCTGGATTCCAAGGGTTTTCCCAGACGGATGGTGAACCCTGCGATGACCTCGGCGGTCACAAGTCGGTCAATGCGGGTCTGCACCGTCGTACGCGACACGCCGAGCCGTTTGGCCAGGGTCGAGGTGGGCAGACGGGAGTCGGTCTCCAACAGCCTGACCAGGGCCAGGTCCCGGGCGTCCAGCTTCATATCGTCGGCTGTACTGGTCATATTGCTTTTCCGGCTGCGCATATCCGACGCTCTGCCTGTTCAGATCGCCCCCAAACCGCCCCATCGTCAAGCTCCAACCCGGGGAGCAACGGCATGCGCAAGATCGTGGTCATCGGCGGCGGCAAGATCGGGGGCGTCATCGCCCAGATGCTGGCCGAGTGCGGCGACTACGCCGTGACCCTGATCGACCGGTCACCGGCCGCGCTGCAGGCCGTTGTCTTCCATCCGCGGCTGTCACCATGTGTGCTGGACGTCGCCGACGCAGGCGCCCTGGACGCCGCCCTGACCGGCGCCTTCGCCGTCCTCTCCGCCGCCCCCTTCCACCTGACGGGCCTGGTCGCCGAGGCCGCCGCCCGGGTCGGCTGCCACTACCTCGACCTCACCGAGGACGTGGCCACCACCCGCCGGGTCAAGGCCCTGGCCGCGCAGGCCAAGGGCGCCTTCATACCCCAGTGCGGCCTGGCTCCCGGCTTCATCTCCATCGCCGGCGCGGACCTAGCGCGGAGCTTCGACCGGATCGACGAGTTGCGCCTGCGGGTCGGCGCCCTGCCCCGCTACCCCTCCAACAGCCTGGGCTACAATCTCACCTGGTCCACCGAGGGGGTGATCAATGAGTACTGCGAACCCTGCGAAGCCTTGGTGGAGGGCGAGCTGCGGGAAGTCCCGGCCCTCGAAGGCCTGGAAACCTTCAGCCTCGACGGCGTCACCTACGAGGCCTTCAACACCTCGGGCGGCCTGGGATCCCTGGCCGAGGTTCTGGCCGGTAAGGCCACGAATTTGAACTACAAATCGGTCCGCTATCCGGGCCACTGCGCCCTGATGCGGACCCTGCTGAACGACCTCGACCTGCGGCATCGCCGCGACCTCCTGAAGGACGTCCTGGAGGGCGCGGTTCCCGGCACCGAGCAGGACGTGGTGGTGTTCTTCGTCACCGCCTCGGGCTGGCGGGACGGCCGGCTGATGCAGGAGAGCTATGCCGGCAAGGTCATGGGCCAACACCACGGCGCGGGCTTCTGGAGCGCCATCCAGGTCACCACGGCGGCGGCCATCTGCACGGTCCTCGACCTGCTCGCCGCTGGCCGCTTGCCCAGCCAGGGCTATGTCCGCCAGGAGGAGATCGCGCTCGCCGACGTCCTCGCCAACCGCTTCGGCAAGGCCTACCGCCAGCCGGGCGACCTCACGACCCCGATCGCCAAGGTCGCCTGAAGAGCCCGCCAGCCGTCCCCGGCCCCGTCCGCGCCCTGGCCGTTGCACTCGCGCCGGCGCAGCGTTCCAGGCCCCGCTCTTGGCGTGACCCTCGCTGTAGCCATATGGAGGACATGAACACCTCCTCCCGCATGCCCGTGGTCTTCGTCGGCCACGGCACACCGATGAACGCCCTCGGCGGCCCCAACGCCCAGGTCTGGCGCGACGTCGCCGCCGACCTGCCTCGTCCCAAGGCGATCCTGGCGATTTCCGCCCACTGGGGTCTGAGCGAGACCGCGGTGACCGCCATGGCCGCGCCCAAGACCATCCACGACTTCGGCGGCTTCCCGCAGGCCCTGTTCGACATGCGATATCCCGCGCCCGGCGACGCCGCCCTGGCCGCCCGCGCCGCCGAGCTGCTGGCGCCCCTGGCTGTGCGCGCCGACCAGGACTGGGGCCTCGACCACGGGGCATGGTCAGTGCTGGCCCACATGTACCCCGACGCCGACGTCCCCGTCGTGCAACTGGCCATGGACCTCAGCCAGCCCATGTCGGCCCACTACGATGTCGGCAAACGTCTGGCGCCCCTGCGCGATGAAGGGGTGCTGATCCTGGGGTCTGGCGACGTGGTCCATAACCTGCGCGCCGCCGTTCGCGCGGAGAACGCCGCGCCGCTGGCCTGGGCCCAGCGTTTCCACGACGTGGTGCGCGGACGGCTCTCGGCCGGGGACCACGCCGCCCTGATAGACCCCAGAGGCCTCGGCCCGGAGGCCGAGATGGCCATCGACGAGCACTATCTGCCGCTGCTCTACGTCCTGGGGGCAAGCGAGCCCGGCGAGCCGGTCACCCTCTTCAACGACCACATCGACCTGGGCGCGATCAGCATGCTGGGCGCGAAGATCGGCTAGAGGGCGCTGATCCAACCGGCCGGCAGGCTGGAGGCCGTGACGCCCACCAGCACCATTCGGTCGCCGCTCCCCAAGTCCACAACCGTGTCGGCCCCGACCTGCGAGACGCTATAGGCGCCGTAGTCCACCACCACGCGGTCGCCCTGAGCGTAGCTGAAGTCGGTCACCCGATCGAGGCCGCCGCCGGTGAAGATGTGGAAGACATCCGCCCCGGCCCCGCCGGCCACGGTGTCGTCGCCCCGGTCGCCCCAGATCCAGTCGTCGCCCGCGCCAGCGTCGAGGCTGTCATTGCCCTGCCCGCCCCGCACCCAGTCGAAGCCGTCGCCGCCGAACTGGGTGTCATCGCCCAGATTGCCATAGACGATGTCCCCGCCGGCGTCGCCGTACAGCATGTCATCGTCCCTGCCGCCGACGACCCAGTCGTCACCCTCGTTTCCATGGACGGTGTCATTTCCCATGTTGCCGTTGAGGTCATCAAAGTCGCGGCCGCCGGCCAGGGAGTCAGCGCCCTCATCCCCGCGCAGGTAGTTATCGCCTGCGCCGCCATCGAGCGTGTCCGCCCCAGTCCTACCACCGATATGGTCGGCCCCATCGCTGCCGGAGATGTGGTCTCCGAAACTGCCGCCCATCAGCGTGTCAGCGTTGCGGCTCCCCAGCAGGCGCTCGAAGTTCTGGGCGTGCGGATTCGAATACGGATTGGAGAGCGTGAAATCGAAATTGAGGGCGGACGGGCTGGACAGGAAGGACAGCAAATCCGATCCGGCGCCGCCATCGAGCTGGTCCGCGCCACCACCGCCGTCCAGCGTGTCGTCACCCTCGTCACCAAACAGGGTCTCGCCGGCCGCGCCCCCTGTGAGCAGATCGTCACCCAGGCGACCATGCACCGCGCCTGTGACGGTTCCGCCCGTCCCGTCGTAGGTGTCGTTTCGAGGTCCGAAGTCCACCGCGCCAACAACACGGCCACTGTTGCGGAAAATCTCGCGACCGCCGCGATCGGAGTAAAGACCAAGGTCCACGGAGCCCGTCATTGTTCCGGAATTTAGAAACAGATAATCTCGGTCGCTACTTTGATTGAGGGTATAGATTCTCAGAGCATAGTCGCCCTGAATCGTGCCGCTATTGGTGAAAGTTCCAGTGCCACCATATGCCACACCAATACTGTCGACGCCCGTCTGCGTACTTTGAG from Mycobacteriales bacterium carries:
- a CDS encoding saccharopine dehydrogenase NADP-binding domain-containing protein; amino-acid sequence: MRKIVVIGGGKIGGVIAQMLAECGDYAVTLIDRSPAALQAVVFHPRLSPCVLDVADAGALDAALTGAFAVLSAAPFHLTGLVAEAAARVGCHYLDLTEDVATTRRVKALAAQAKGAFIPQCGLAPGFISIAGADLARSFDRIDELRLRVGALPRYPSNSLGYNLTWSTEGVINEYCEPCEALVEGELREVPALEGLETFSLDGVTYEAFNTSGGLGSLAEVLAGKATNLNYKSVRYPGHCALMRTLLNDLDLRHRRDLLKDVLEGAVPGTEQDVVVFFVTASGWRDGRLMQESYAGKVMGQHHGAGFWSAIQVTTAAAICTVLDLLAAGRLPSQGYVRQEEIALADVLANRFGKAYRQPGDLTTPIAKVA
- the ygiD gene encoding 4,5-DOPA dioxygenase extradiol, translating into MNTSSRMPVVFVGHGTPMNALGGPNAQVWRDVAADLPRPKAILAISAHWGLSETAVTAMAAPKTIHDFGGFPQALFDMRYPAPGDAALAARAAELLAPLAVRADQDWGLDHGAWSVLAHMYPDADVPVVQLAMDLSQPMSAHYDVGKRLAPLRDEGVLILGSGDVVHNLRAAVRAENAAPLAWAQRFHDVVRGRLSAGDHAALIDPRGLGPEAEMAIDEHYLPLLYVLGASEPGEPVTLFNDHIDLGAISMLGAKIG
- a CDS encoding Lrp/AsnC family transcriptional regulator, with protein sequence MKLDARDLALVRLLETDSRLPTSTLAKRLGVSRTTVQTRIDRLVTAEVIAGFTIRLGKPLESRIVRGHVLVTAAPKAARHIEASLRTMPQVEALHSVSGPFDMIVQVAAASIEELDQVLDDIGLIDGVERTTSSIILSTRIRR
- a CDS encoding cytochrome P450 translates to MLLISDTVDVGGAKGPAHKPVYPASPVELWNPEAFTKGPPMGAFAQMRQASPIAWMDEPEDRPGFWALTRHEDVMRVNADYETFSSQRGGILMSHQRSDMQLARASLDTMINMDAPYHMQLRREHMPYFTPAYLRGLNDRVEGEVTRLLDAMAKQGRVDLVQAVSAHLPLFTLCEILGVPLEDRPKFLTWMHYLELANSFAAERAGGGGGLEAAAAEVPPEMQAFLDAFKNAIQEMFDYGRHMLHKRRLDPQADLMSAIAKAQVDGDLLADEYLDGSWLLIVFAGNDTTRNTISGSMQLLSDFPDEKAKLIAKPELMPNAVNEFIRMISPVIYMRRTATRDVEVAGQQIAEGEKVIMYYGSANRDAAVFADPDRLDVTRANADKHIAFGYGPHTCIGKRVAQLQLEAVYRQMLARFPDIHQSGPMDVAPNNFVYAIRSMPVEFTPEG
- a CDS encoding calcium-binding protein, with product MSLTADTAFRVIGVYFGVGALQTPPAVTTIEQGGVLSVHSTTPSGWASGIWSPDWSPRIINNGVVDVAAKQQAMGIDISSMSNPNFENTGTIRVVAGDQAIGVSIANGSPVFNSGVIEATSGGFRGPVGISVGSFADDFVFVNTGTIRAQSTQTGVDSIGVAYGGTGTFTNSGTIQGDYALRIYTLNQSSDRDYLFLNSGTMTGSVDLGLYSDRGGREIFRNSGRVVGAVDFGPRNDTYDGTGGTVTGAVHGRLGDDLLTGGAAGETLFGDEGDDTLDGGGGADQLDGGAGSDLLSFLSSPSALNFDFTLSNPYSNPHAQNFERLLGSRNADTLMGGSFGDHISGSDGADHIGGRTGADTLDGGAGDNYLRGDEGADSLAGGRDFDDLNGNMGNDTVHGNEGDDWVVGGRDDDMLYGDAGGDIVYGNLGDDTQFGGDGFDWVRGGQGNDSLDAGAGDDWIWGDRGDDTVAGGAGADVFHIFTGGGLDRVTDFSYAQGDRVVVDYGAYSVSQVGADTVVDLGSGDRMVLVGVTASSLPAGWISAL